A portion of the Candidatus Manganitrophaceae bacterium genome contains these proteins:
- the ftsE gene encoding cell division ATP-binding protein FtsE — MIQMFHVYKYYGKDHVALDDINLKIEKGEFVFLVGSSGAGKSTLLKLIFCEESAEQGQILISGKNISRLTASQIPFLRRNVGFVFQDFKLIRRKTVFDNIALPLEIVGASGSEVRRRVQEVLKLVQLEHRRNQFPQYLSGGEQQRVAIARAIVNHPPLLLADEPTGNLDDALSVEIMDLLKNIHIHGTTVVVATHRQHPMVKMAKRTILLQKGKIVSDGMLG, encoded by the coding sequence ATGATCCAGATGTTTCATGTCTATAAATATTACGGCAAGGATCATGTGGCCCTAGATGATATTAATTTAAAAATCGAAAAAGGGGAATTCGTCTTTCTCGTCGGGTCAAGCGGCGCAGGAAAATCGACATTGCTCAAGCTGATCTTTTGTGAGGAGAGCGCGGAGCAAGGACAGATCCTCATCAGCGGTAAAAACATCTCTCGTTTAACGGCATCTCAGATTCCGTTCCTTCGGCGCAATGTCGGTTTCGTTTTCCAAGATTTTAAACTCATCCGGAGAAAAACGGTTTTTGATAACATTGCGCTCCCCTTAGAAATTGTCGGCGCCTCCGGCTCCGAGGTGCGACGGCGGGTCCAGGAGGTCTTAAAGTTGGTCCAACTGGAGCACCGCCGGAATCAGTTTCCGCAATACCTCTCGGGCGGGGAGCAACAACGGGTCGCCATCGCCCGCGCCATCGTGAACCATCCCCCGCTCTTGCTGGCGGATGAACCGACCGGCAATCTGGACGACGCGCTGTCGGTAGAGATCATGGATCTATTGAAGAATATCCATATTCATGGGACGACGGTCGTCGTCGCCACCCACCGTCAGCATCCGATGGTGAAAATGGCAAAGCGAACCATCCTTCTTCAAAAGGGAAAGATCGTTTCCGATGGGATGTTAGGATGA
- a CDS encoding ABC transporter permease: protein MRQLVYFVRSAIENIQTNRLIAFFSLISLSLTLMLFGVFLLFYYNVEILLRSMQEDVQFSIYLSEGADDDAIRVIKDKLSSDDRISSVKYISKGEALDIFKKEFHDESLLKSLGGNPLPASFEVKVKAAYQEPRQLSVMVDRFKKLSGVEEVEFGSEWLQNLDAFLKLLRKIGIGIGGLLAVAIVTIIANTVRLHFYNRKDEIEILWLIGATHRFIKIPFFIEGALIGLLSGGMSVLMLFGIFRAAQTHLQSIGGMIGGFLNLLFLPLPFLLGITLGGGVLGGIAGFVSLSALMRPQIPADGQKRG from the coding sequence ATGAGACAGCTTGTCTATTTTGTGAGATCGGCGATCGAAAATATTCAGACCAACCGGCTGATCGCCTTCTTTTCTCTGATATCATTAAGTTTGACCTTAATGTTGTTTGGAGTTTTTCTCCTTTTCTATTATAATGTTGAAATTCTCCTCCGGTCGATGCAGGAAGATGTTCAATTCAGCATTTATCTCTCGGAAGGAGCCGATGACGACGCGATTCGGGTGATTAAGGATAAGTTATCGTCGGACGATCGTATCTCCTCCGTGAAATATATTTCGAAAGGAGAAGCGCTCGATATCTTCAAGAAGGAGTTTCATGACGAATCGCTCTTAAAGAGTTTGGGAGGAAATCCGCTGCCGGCCTCTTTCGAGGTAAAGGTAAAAGCGGCTTATCAAGAGCCTCGCCAACTTTCGGTCATGGTCGATCGCTTTAAAAAGCTTTCGGGGGTGGAGGAGGTCGAATTTGGATCGGAATGGCTTCAGAATCTCGATGCATTTCTCAAGCTCCTCCGGAAAATCGGGATCGGAATCGGCGGCCTCCTCGCCGTCGCAATCGTGACGATTATTGCCAATACGGTTCGGCTTCACTTCTATAATAGGAAGGACGAAATTGAGATATTGTGGCTGATCGGCGCCACACATCGCTTTATAAAAATTCCTTTTTTTATAGAAGGAGCGCTGATCGGACTCCTCAGCGGGGGGATGTCGGTTCTCATGCTCTTCGGCATCTTTCGGGCGGCTCAAACGCATCTCCAATCCATCGGTGGAATGATCGGCGGTTTCCTGAACCTCCTTTTTCTCCCCCTGCCGTTTCTGCTCGGCATTACGCTCGGGGGAGGGGTTCTGGGCGGCATTGCCGGATTTGTCTCTCTCTCGGCCTTAATGAGGCCTCAAATTCCAGCCGATGGTCAAAAACGGGGTTAA
- a CDS encoding peptidoglycan DD-metalloendopeptidase family protein, which yields MKVEAAVEKGPSINDKLSREKKELEKLKGEIEEKRDKNITIKKREGSVLSQLEEMDRRLRILQKEADLIELKMKEKDSEMGDLSGVIRNLNQDIQGKKVAISKRLRTIYQERQAGSLKILSAARDYPDFMRRLHYLRTIAQKEGEMLSQFKERHAELEEKGRQLGAVKEHLVKDKEALAEKLVEIRSEKRKKDQFLARVRNERTFYERSLAELDESSLQLQTIIKKLEEEKKRLQQPAGDKFSKEKGRLTWPNDGQIVSLFGRQKHPKFDTFIFKKGIEIEPSKGDQVRSVYDGVIIFANWFRGYGMVIIVDHGENYYSIYAHLAKLLVSVGDRVGKNVPIGQVGETGLSQGSNLYFEIRHQGEPLDPLAWLQRKR from the coding sequence ATGAAAGTGGAGGCGGCGGTTGAAAAGGGGCCGTCGATCAATGATAAGCTCAGCCGAGAGAAAAAGGAGCTCGAAAAATTAAAAGGGGAGATCGAGGAAAAGCGGGATAAAAACATTACGATCAAAAAGAGAGAGGGCTCTGTTCTCTCGCAGCTGGAGGAGATGGATCGGCGGCTTCGCATTCTTCAAAAAGAGGCCGACCTCATTGAGCTGAAGATGAAGGAGAAGGACAGCGAGATGGGCGATCTCTCGGGGGTCATCAGAAACTTAAACCAAGACATCCAAGGGAAGAAGGTCGCCATATCGAAGCGGCTCCGAACGATCTATCAGGAAAGACAGGCCGGGTCTCTTAAGATTTTATCGGCCGCGCGCGACTATCCCGATTTCATGAGACGGCTTCACTATTTGAGGACGATTGCACAGAAAGAGGGAGAGATGCTCTCTCAATTCAAAGAAAGACATGCCGAGCTGGAAGAGAAAGGCCGTCAGTTGGGCGCCGTCAAAGAACACCTGGTAAAGGACAAAGAGGCCTTGGCGGAAAAATTGGTCGAGATCCGCTCCGAGAAGAGAAAGAAAGATCAATTTTTAGCACGCGTTCGAAATGAGAGAACTTTTTATGAACGATCTCTGGCGGAACTCGACGAGTCGTCGCTCCAGCTCCAGACGATCATCAAGAAACTGGAGGAGGAAAAAAAGCGGCTTCAACAACCGGCTGGAGATAAATTTTCGAAAGAAAAGGGCCGATTGACCTGGCCGAATGACGGGCAGATCGTTTCACTTTTTGGGCGGCAAAAACATCCGAAGTTTGATACTTTTATTTTTAAAAAAGGAATTGAGATCGAACCCTCAAAGGGAGATCAGGTTCGATCGGTTTATGACGGCGTGATCATCTTTGCAAATTGGTTCCGTGGATATGGGATGGTGATTATCGTCGATCACGGAGAAAACTATTATTCCATTTATGCCCACCTTGCGAAGCTGTTGGTCTCCGTCGGCGACCGGGTGGGAAAGAACGTGCCGATTGGGCAGGTCGGCGAGACCGGCCTTTCCCAAGGGAGCAATCTTTATTTTGAAATTCGGCATCAGGGGGAGCCGCTGGATCCGTTGGCCTGGCTCCAAAGGAAGCGATGA
- a CDS encoding S41 family peptidase, whose amino-acid sequence MIIFGVFGMSIFAGRDLEGKVTAETDSYEDLKLFSEVLSSLQKNYVEPVKSKELVYGAVKGMLNTLDAHSAFMPPEVYKEMQVDTKGEFGGLGLQIGMKENKLVVIAPIEGTPADVAGIKPGDVILKVDDQTLTKETSLMEAVNKMRGERGSKVHLTIQRDQVANPMTFELVRDIIRIQSVKSKVLEPGIGYVRLTQFQEQTAHDLTKAVSKLRESNIHSLILDLRNNPGGLLTSAVEVSEQFLESGKLIVFIKGRDGKRDEYIASNSAALKDIPLIVLVNEGSASASEIVSGALQDWGRAVVVGTQTFGKGSVQTILPLSDGSALRLTTAKYYTPKGRSIQNTGIDPDITVKPNLPKEVKNGPVLRERDLERHLKNELKPDSDKIEAPAPRPMEDATGISEPSPEKEEDIQLQKAIDLLKSWRIFKDLAPQLTAQKNSR is encoded by the coding sequence ATGATCATATTCGGTGTATTCGGTATGAGCATCTTTGCAGGAAGGGATCTCGAAGGCAAGGTGACCGCCGAGACGGACAGCTATGAAGATTTAAAGCTTTTTTCAGAAGTGCTTTCGAGCCTTCAGAAAAACTACGTCGAGCCGGTGAAGAGCAAGGAACTCGTCTATGGCGCAGTGAAGGGGATGCTGAATACCTTGGATGCCCACTCCGCCTTCATGCCCCCCGAAGTTTATAAAGAGATGCAGGTCGATACGAAGGGAGAATTCGGGGGACTCGGCCTTCAGATCGGGATGAAGGAGAATAAGCTGGTCGTCATCGCCCCGATCGAGGGAACGCCCGCCGACGTCGCCGGGATCAAACCGGGGGATGTGATTCTTAAAGTAGATGATCAGACGCTGACCAAAGAGACCAGCCTCATGGAGGCGGTCAACAAGATGCGGGGTGAGCGGGGGTCGAAAGTTCATCTGACGATTCAGCGGGACCAGGTCGCCAATCCGATGACCTTTGAACTCGTCCGGGACATCATCCGGATTCAAAGCGTCAAATCAAAAGTCCTTGAGCCCGGCATCGGCTATGTTCGGCTCACCCAATTTCAAGAGCAGACCGCGCACGATCTCACCAAGGCGGTCTCAAAATTGCGGGAAAGCAATATTCACTCGCTCATTCTCGATCTGAGGAACAACCCCGGAGGGCTCCTGACCTCTGCGGTCGAAGTGAGCGAACAATTTCTAGAGAGCGGAAAGTTGATCGTCTTCATTAAAGGACGGGACGGAAAGCGCGATGAGTATATCGCCAGCAATTCGGCGGCATTAAAAGACATCCCGCTGATCGTCCTCGTGAATGAAGGAAGCGCTTCCGCCTCGGAGATTGTTTCCGGCGCCCTCCAAGACTGGGGAAGGGCGGTCGTGGTCGGAACGCAAACCTTCGGAAAAGGTTCCGTTCAGACGATTCTTCCGCTCTCGGACGGCTCGGCCCTCCGTTTGACGACGGCGAAATATTATACGCCGAAAGGCCGTTCGATTCAGAATACCGGGATCGATCCCGACATCACGGTGAAACCGAACCTTCCAAAAGAGGTTAAAAACGGTCCGGTTCTCCGCGAAAGGGATTTGGAACGCCATTTGAAAAATGAGCTCAAACCGGACTCCGACAAGATCGAGGCGCCGGCGCCGCGTCCGATGGAAGATGCGACCGGGATCAGCGAGCCGTCCCCGGAG